From Hyphomicrobiales bacterium, one genomic window encodes:
- the thiO gene encoding glycine oxidase ThiO gives MRDESVNIIGAGVAGLTVAAELIEHGYNVSLYDKGTHIGAASCSWFAGGMLAPWCERESADEAVARLGSEAAQWWQQRTNLVENNGSLVLAQPRDANDLMRFARRTDKFEWLDGEGIKNLEPDLEGRFRKALSFPSEAHLNPRDALAKLANYLEDKGANFHFEQDGFDAPRADITIDARGLSASKELADLRGVKGEMLIIKTDEVRLSRPVRMLHPRIPLYIVPRADGHFMVGATMIESNERGRITARSMIELLSAAYALHPAFGEAEIVEIGTDVRPAFSDNLPRVIKQDGIYYLNGLYRHGFLLAPALARMAREAIVENAEPELFIHKDNDDEPYRQRTSA, from the coding sequence ATGCGCGATGAGAGTGTGAACATTATTGGAGCAGGCGTTGCGGGTTTAACCGTTGCGGCCGAACTAATTGAGCACGGCTATAACGTCTCTCTTTATGACAAGGGCACACATATTGGTGCGGCTTCCTGTTCTTGGTTCGCAGGCGGCATGTTGGCCCCTTGGTGCGAACGCGAAAGCGCAGATGAAGCCGTTGCCCGCCTTGGCAGCGAAGCGGCTCAGTGGTGGCAACAGCGCACAAACCTCGTCGAAAACAACGGTAGCCTCGTTTTAGCCCAACCACGCGACGCAAACGATCTTATGCGCTTTGCTAGGAGAACAGACAAATTTGAATGGTTGGACGGTGAAGGTATAAAAAATCTTGAACCGGATTTAGAAGGCCGCTTTCGAAAAGCCCTCTCTTTTCCAAGTGAGGCCCATTTAAACCCGCGTGACGCCTTGGCAAAGCTTGCTAACTATCTTGAAGATAAAGGGGCTAACTTCCATTTTGAACAAGACGGTTTTGACGCGCCACGCGCTGACATCACCATTGACGCACGCGGCCTTTCTGCCAGCAAAGAGCTGGCCGACCTTCGCGGCGTAAAAGGTGAAATGTTGATCATCAAAACCGATGAAGTACGCCTATCAAGACCTGTGCGAATGCTTCACCCTCGTATTCCCCTTTATATTGTGCCTCGTGCAGACGGCCATTTTATGGTTGGCGCAACGATGATTGAGAGTAATGAACGAGGGCGCATTACGGCCCGCTCGATGATTGAACTTTTGTCAGCTGCCTACGCGCTACACCCCGCTTTTGGCGAAGCGGAGATTGTTGAGATTGGCACCGATGTGCGCCCTGCTTTCTCCGACAACCTTCCCCGCGTCATCAAACAAGATGGCATCTATTATCTAAACGGCCTTTACCGACACGGCTTTCTGCTTGCCCCTGCTTTAGCGCGCATGGCCCGCGAAGCGATTGTTGAAAATGCCGAACCAGAACTTTTCATTCACAAGGACAATGACGATGAACCTTACCGTCAACGGACAAGCGCATAA
- the ybgC gene encoding tol-pal system-associated acyl-CoA thioesterase: MQNPQLDALSGELIPDGHKLPVRIYFEDTDFSGVVYHARYLHFFERGRSDFLRLKGVHHNELQEGLYGEPLFFVVKGMTLDFVQPAKIDDVVHVTTKIESIKGVRVLMKQIIEKENQLIATADVSVVLINEKGRPKRLPEGLTQALT; encoded by the coding sequence ATGCAAAACCCACAATTGGATGCGCTGTCAGGCGAGTTGATACCTGACGGCCATAAGCTTCCTGTCCGCATCTATTTTGAAGATACCGATTTTTCTGGCGTTGTTTATCACGCCCGCTATTTGCATTTTTTTGAGCGGGGGCGATCTGATTTCTTGAGGCTCAAAGGGGTGCACCACAACGAATTACAAGAAGGGCTTTACGGCGAACCTTTGTTCTTTGTGGTGAAAGGTATGACACTCGATTTTGTGCAGCCAGCCAAAATTGATGATGTGGTTCATGTCACCACGAAAATTGAAAGCATCAAGGGTGTGCGGGTTTTAATGAAGCAGATCATCGAGAAAGAGAATCAGTTGATTGCAACCGCCGATGTGAGCGTCGTTTTAATCAACGAAAAGGGGCGTCCAAAGCGACTTCCTGAAGGTTTAACCCAAGCCCTCACATAA
- the tolQ gene encoding protein TolQ: MTSVALSAPSEISLLGLFLEAHIVVKAVMVGLVFASVWSWAIIVDKALLYGRTKRQLDRFESVFWSGQSLEELYRSLSSRTTHGMAALFVAAMKEWKRSHESGASSFIGLQTRLDKVLDVTISREAERLENRLLFLATVGSAGPFVGLFGTVWGIMQSFQAIAASKNTSLAVVAPGIAEALLATAMGLAAAIPAVIAYNKLSSSAGKLTGRMEGFADEFSAILSRQIDERKS, encoded by the coding sequence ATCACGAGCGTTGCGCTCTCCGCCCCGAGCGAGATTTCTCTGCTCGGTTTGTTCTTGGAGGCACATATTGTTGTGAAGGCCGTCATGGTCGGTCTGGTTTTTGCTTCTGTTTGGTCATGGGCGATCATTGTCGACAAGGCGCTGCTATATGGTCGCACTAAACGACAATTAGACAGGTTTGAATCGGTGTTTTGGTCAGGCCAATCGCTTGAAGAGCTTTATCGCTCGCTATCCTCGCGCACCACGCATGGTATGGCAGCCCTTTTTGTGGCGGCGATGAAAGAGTGGAAGCGCAGTCACGAATCGGGAGCAAGTTCCTTCATTGGTCTGCAGACCCGCCTTGATAAAGTATTAGACGTTACCATTTCCCGCGAAGCAGAGCGTTTAGAAAACCGCCTCTTGTTCTTGGCAACGGTTGGTTCTGCTGGTCCGTTTGTTGGCCTGTTCGGAACGGTTTGGGGCATTATGCAAAGTTTCCAAGCGATTGCTGCTTCTAAAAATACAAGCCTTGCCGTTGTGGCACCCGGCATTGCCGAAGCCTTGCTTGCAACGGCAATGGGTCTTGCTGCTGCGATCCCTGCGGTGATTGCCTACAATAAATTGAGTAGTTCCGCCGGTAAATTGACGGGCCGCATGGAAGGCTTTGCTGACGAATTTTCTGCCATCCTTTCTCGTCAAATTGACGAGAGAAAGAGCTAG
- the tolR gene encoding protein TolR, whose protein sequence is MGMSVGSSGGGGRRGRRRGRGGSAVMSEINVTPFVDVMLVLLIVFMVAAPLLTSGVPVDLPKSEAKALNIDAKPITVTINAEGQLFLQEDEITEADLVTKLTALTEAGAGLEERVLVRGDRQSNYGLILKIMGTISAAGYTKIGLLSINENGG, encoded by the coding sequence ATGGGCATGTCTGTTGGATCATCTGGTGGTGGCGGTAGACGCGGACGCAGACGCGGACGTGGTGGCTCTGCCGTAATGAGTGAAATCAACGTCACACCCTTTGTGGATGTGATGCTGGTGCTTTTGATTGTCTTTATGGTAGCAGCCCCGCTGCTTACATCAGGCGTTCCGGTTGATTTGCCGAAGTCGGAAGCCAAAGCACTTAACATTGATGCCAAGCCAATCACGGTGACAATCAATGCTGAAGGACAATTATTCTTGCAAGAAGATGAAATTACCGAAGCCGATCTCGTTACCAAACTGACAGCGCTCACAGAAGCGGGTGCGGGTTTGGAAGAGCGGGTTTTAGTGCGCGGTGATCGTCAATCTAATTATGGTCTGATTTTGAAGATAATGGGTACGATTAGTGCGGCCGGTTATACAAAAATTGGTCTGCTTTCGATTAATGAGAATGGCGGTTAA
- the tolB gene encoding Tol-Pal system beta propeller repeat protein TolB → MTFAKKFYLLVLSILTAVFIASGPAWSKVEIDVRGANVEPLPIALPILTGNADYSQRITDVIAADLERSGFFKSVDRNTFLENITDPNVAPKFDDWKVINAKALMTGAVTLSGGQITAQFRLWDTFGSEQIDGQQFSSTEKNWRRVAHIIADAIYEKLTGEKGYFDTRVVFVDETGSKQRRKKRLAIMDQDGANVRYLTNGTDLVLTPRFSPTSQEITYMSFIPGRQPKVYLLNIETGQREIVGNFPGMTFSPRFSPDGNRIVMSLQQDGNANIYAMDIRSGATSRLTNSASIDTSPSYSPDGSAIVFESDRGGRQQLYKMAGSGGGAQRISFGAGSYSTPVWSPNGEWIAFTKQTGGKFLIGVMKPDGSGERILTEGFHNEGPTWAPNGRVLMFFRESPGASGGSKLWSVDVTGYNEQRIPTPNFGSDPAWSPRSN, encoded by the coding sequence ATGACATTCGCGAAGAAATTTTACCTACTAGTTTTGAGCATCCTGACAGCGGTCTTTATTGCTTCTGGGCCCGCTTGGTCAAAGGTCGAAATCGATGTGCGCGGTGCCAATGTTGAGCCGCTGCCAATCGCTTTGCCGATCTTAACGGGCAATGCTGATTATTCTCAGCGCATTACTGATGTTATCGCAGCAGACCTTGAACGATCTGGATTTTTCAAATCTGTTGATCGCAATACATTCCTTGAGAACATCACGGACCCAAACGTCGCGCCAAAATTCGATGATTGGAAAGTAATCAACGCCAAAGCATTGATGACAGGTGCCGTGACACTTTCAGGTGGGCAGATTACGGCTCAGTTCAGATTGTGGGACACATTTGGTTCTGAACAGATTGATGGACAGCAATTTTCTTCAACGGAGAAAAACTGGCGCCGTGTCGCGCATATTATTGCTGATGCAATTTATGAAAAGCTGACAGGTGAGAAAGGGTACTTTGATACCCGCGTTGTGTTCGTTGATGAGACAGGGTCAAAACAACGACGCAAGAAGCGTTTGGCCATTATGGACCAAGACGGTGCGAATGTTCGTTACCTCACCAACGGTACTGATCTTGTGTTGACCCCGCGCTTTAGCCCAACCAGTCAAGAAATCACTTATATGTCGTTCATCCCTGGTCGCCAGCCAAAGGTGTATTTGTTGAATATTGAGACAGGCCAGCGCGAGATTGTTGGTAATTTCCCAGGCATGACGTTCAGCCCACGCTTTTCTCCAGATGGCAACCGTATTGTTATGAGCCTTCAACAAGATGGTAATGCAAACATATATGCAATGGATATTCGCTCTGGCGCGACATCTAGGTTGACCAATTCAGCGTCCATCGACACATCACCGTCTTATTCACCAGATGGCAGCGCCATTGTTTTTGAATCAGATCGTGGTGGACGTCAGCAGCTTTATAAGATGGCAGGCTCAGGTGGCGGTGCGCAGCGTATCTCATTTGGGGCAGGGTCTTATTCAACGCCTGTATGGTCTCCTAATGGAGAATGGATTGCCTTCACAAAACAAACTGGCGGCAAATTCTTGATTGGTGTGATGAAGCCTGATGGCTCAGGCGAGCGCATTTTGACAGAAGGCTTTCATAACGAAGGACCAACATGGGCACCTAATGGCCGTGTTTTGATGTTCTTCCGTGAGAGCCCTGGTGCAAGTGGTGGATCAAAACTGTGGTCTGTTGATGTAACTGGCTATAATGAGCAGCGAATTCCAACGCCGAACTTCGGTTCTGACCCTGCTTGGTCGCCGCGTAGTAATTAA
- the pal gene encoding peptidoglycan-associated lipoprotein Pal has protein sequence MMTINSKRGLSVALFMTAAVALGACAKKPKDAVNGSLSGAGASSSTAKPGSAQDFVVNVGDRVLFTTDSSSVNADGRVILDRQAQWLNQYGQYTFTIEGHADERGTREYNLALGARRATAVKRYLVSKGVSSGRMKSLSFGKERPVSVCNDISCWSQNRRAVTVLNGAGS, from the coding sequence ATGATGACTATTAATTCTAAGCGCGGCCTATCAGTTGCGCTCTTTATGACAGCAGCTGTTGCTCTCGGTGCGTGCGCCAAAAAGCCAAAAGATGCTGTAAACGGAAGCCTGTCTGGTGCTGGTGCGAGCAGTTCAACTGCTAAACCTGGCTCAGCTCAAGATTTTGTTGTGAACGTCGGCGATCGTGTCTTGTTTACAACGGATTCAAGTTCAGTGAATGCTGATGGTCGTGTGATCCTTGATCGTCAGGCGCAATGGTTGAACCAGTATGGTCAATATACATTCACGATTGAAGGCCACGCAGATGAGCGCGGCACACGAGAATACAACTTGGCACTTGGTGCACGTCGTGCAACAGCTGTTAAGCGTTATCTCGTTTCTAAAGGTGTTAGTTCTGGCCGTATGAAGTCTTTGTCTTTCGGTAAAGAACGTCCAGTTTCAGTTTGTAATGACATTTCGTGCTGGTCACAAAACCGTCGTGCTGTAACTGTTTTGAACGGTGCTGGCAGCTAA
- the ybgF gene encoding tol-pal system protein YbgF — MTRFKTAFLNSVMVAGIAASLTVSVTVAPAAAADGFGSKIASTFGGFFKGEEESKAPVAVAPAPSPRETALLVPAPVPQADLLKDGEQGASIIKVQSKRELGTAININSRAIGENTIRVQELQEQMRQITGRVEQLVFDLQRIQEQLRIMQEDAGVTPEPSLQQRADNSSENDNPDSNGGGDANLIPPPGSVGGSQIAAAPAPSVDAPLDLKPNIGAQANLAETQSRDPLLQPNGTPSLGTLTLPDTDPETLYNFGYSKLLNGDYVGAEENLRKFVQSYPNHQLAPNGRYWLAETFYARGQFADAVEEFSGTYKAFPASTKAPDSLLKLGLSLARLEEHDAACATLAEVFSRFPEASRSIHIAARDEQARSNCI, encoded by the coding sequence ATGACACGCTTTAAAACTGCATTTTTGAATTCCGTTATGGTCGCAGGCATTGCTGCTAGTTTGACCGTTTCAGTTACAGTCGCACCGGCTGCCGCTGCTGATGGGTTTGGCTCTAAGATCGCCTCAACCTTTGGTGGCTTCTTTAAAGGGGAAGAAGAAAGCAAGGCGCCTGTCGCTGTTGCGCCTGCTCCAAGCCCGCGTGAAACCGCGCTGCTTGTTCCCGCGCCTGTGCCTCAAGCCGACCTTCTCAAAGACGGTGAACAGGGTGCTAGCATTATCAAAGTGCAATCAAAACGTGAGCTTGGAACCGCAATTAACATCAATTCACGAGCAATTGGTGAAAACACAATTCGGGTTCAAGAGCTTCAAGAACAAATGCGCCAGATCACGGGTCGTGTTGAACAATTGGTTTTTGATTTGCAACGCATTCAAGAGCAGCTTCGCATCATGCAAGAAGATGCAGGTGTTACGCCGGAACCATCTTTGCAACAACGCGCTGACAATAGCAGTGAAAATGACAACCCTGATAGCAATGGTGGTGGCGATGCCAATCTTATTCCACCGCCAGGCAGTGTTGGCGGATCGCAGATAGCTGCAGCACCCGCACCCTCTGTCGACGCGCCGCTTGATTTGAAACCGAATATTGGCGCGCAAGCAAATTTGGCGGAAACACAAAGCCGCGACCCTTTGTTGCAACCCAATGGAACGCCAAGCCTTGGCACATTGACCCTGCCTGATACTGACCCAGAAACACTTTACAATTTCGGTTATAGCAAGTTGTTGAATGGTGATTATGTAGGGGCAGAGGAGAATTTGAGAAAGTTCGTTCAATCTTATCCAAACCACCAATTGGCTCCAAATGGCCGCTATTGGCTGGCGGAAACTTTTTATGCGCGCGGGCAATTTGCTGATGCGGTTGAGGAGTTTTCTGGAACTTACAAAGCATTCCCAGCAAGCACCAAAGCACCTGATAGCTTGTTGAAGCTTGGCCTCTCGCTCGCGCGATTGGAAGAGCATGATGCAGCCTGTGCAACTCTTGCAGAAGTGTTTAGCCGTTTTCCCGAAGCATCACGCTCTATCCACATAGCTGCCCGCGACGAACAGGCTCGTTCGAACTGCATTTAA
- the tilS gene encoding tRNA lysidine(34) synthetase TilS has protein sequence MHALFYSIRDQEKIAVAVSGGSDSLAMLLMLAEWANEQGKYLHCLTVDHALRAASRDEALMVGKLCTKLGIPHDILTWDDEKPSTGLSNAARDARYELMAERCLALGVFDLVLGHQRDDQAETLLMRLSRSDQGGRGLAGMPLKTEYRTDLNGPITLHRPLLGLARADLQGFLSARAVNWVSDPTNDNDAYERVRTRTVLGNNQILSEQLLAYAKVSARYRSAMSLEVARFISKHVDRIRFGGLVVDKAALKAQPEPVAVLVLQTLLSVIGGRDYLPSVADVQRVLEGIGGQTLARVRLHGEGSSLYLTREVRNLPCVQKLGDLAHSWDRRFVIQTSHFNAELVSGSDLDADIVKDFVETAQSPLSKFEKIALQSSPFVTFQQHGKINAASCLEEDNSNLVSVRPLFGGFQRFCGAFDLPIKRAVERLLTM, from the coding sequence GTGCACGCACTATTTTATTCCATTCGTGATCAAGAAAAAATCGCCGTCGCTGTATCCGGTGGTAGCGATTCTTTAGCTATGTTGTTGATGTTGGCAGAATGGGCCAATGAGCAGGGAAAATATCTCCACTGTTTAACTGTCGACCATGCTTTGCGGGCAGCGTCTCGCGATGAAGCATTGATGGTTGGCAAGCTTTGCACCAAGCTTGGTATTCCTCATGACATTTTAACGTGGGATGATGAAAAACCTTCGACCGGTCTTTCAAACGCGGCACGTGATGCGCGCTATGAATTGATGGCTGAGCGGTGCCTTGCTCTTGGTGTTTTTGATTTAGTGCTTGGGCATCAGCGTGATGATCAAGCTGAAACATTATTGATGCGCCTTTCAAGAAGCGATCAAGGGGGGCGCGGGCTTGCTGGTATGCCTTTGAAAACGGAATATCGCACGGATTTGAATGGCCCAATCACATTGCATCGTCCTCTTCTTGGTTTGGCGCGCGCTGATTTGCAGGGTTTTTTATCAGCCCGTGCGGTTAACTGGGTATCCGACCCGACGAATGACAACGACGCCTATGAGCGCGTTAGAACGCGGACGGTATTGGGAAATAACCAGATACTGAGCGAACAATTGTTGGCCTATGCCAAAGTATCCGCGCGTTACCGAAGCGCGATGTCGTTGGAGGTGGCGCGGTTTATCTCAAAACATGTCGATAGGATCCGCTTTGGCGGGCTTGTCGTGGATAAAGCCGCATTGAAAGCTCAGCCAGAGCCAGTTGCCGTTCTTGTTTTACAGACTTTGCTTTCGGTGATCGGTGGGCGGGATTATCTGCCATCAGTTGCCGACGTTCAAAGAGTGTTGGAGGGTATCGGCGGCCAAACCCTTGCTCGGGTGCGTCTTCATGGTGAGGGTTCTAGCCTCTACTTAACCCGTGAAGTCCGCAATTTACCGTGCGTTCAAAAGCTCGGCGACTTGGCTCATTCTTGGGATAGACGGTTTGTCATTCAAACATCGCATTTCAACGCGGAACTCGTGTCTGGTTCTGACCTTGATGCAGACATCGTCAAAGACTTTGTCGAGACCGCACAATCGCCCCTATCTAAGTTTGAGAAAATTGCGCTCCAATCTTCTCCCTTTGTAACTTTTCAGCAGCATGGCAAAATTAATGCAGCATCGTGCTTGGAAGAGGATAATTCTAACTTGGTAAGTGTTCGGCCTCTTTTTGGAGGCTTTCAGCGCTTTTGTGGGGCGTTTGATCTGCCTATTAAGCGCGCTGTGGAACGTTTGTTAACCATGTGA
- the ftsH gene encoding ATP-dependent zinc metalloprotease FtsH has translation MNSNLKNFALWVVILLLVVALFQLFQNPNQTAGAREIAYSVFTSEVDTGRIDKVTIQENVITGNYSNGTQFTTYAPDDPNLIARLEAKGVTIVVEPETKGSPVLSALISWFPMLLLIGVWIFFMRQMQGGGGKAMGFGKSKAKLLTEANGRVVFDDVAGVEEAKEDLEEVVDFLREPQKYQRLGGKIPRGLLLVGPPGTGKTLIARAVAGEANVPFFTISGSDFVEMFVGVGASRVRDMFEQAKKNAPCIIFIDEIDAVGRHRGAGMGGGNDEREQTLNQLLVEMDGFEDNENVIIIAATNRPDVLDKALLRPGRFDRQVQVPNPDVSGREKILKVHVRKVPLAPDVDLKVLARGTPGFSGADLMNLVNEAALLAARRSKRLVTMNEFEDAKDKVMMGAERRTLVMGEEEKKLTAYHEAGHALVTIHMEASDPIHKATIIPRGRALGMVMRLPEKDQVSLTRAKCYADLAVAMGGRVAEEIIFGHEKVTSGASGDIQMATRLATAMVTQWGMSDKLGMIDYGPDEQSAQFAGRTGNISPATLVTIEEEIKNYVDEGYTEAKRILTDYNDQLHAIANGLLEYETLSGIEIQNLLDGKKPTRDDDGDETPPTRGSAIPKTGGKKPKDDASDVDGLEPQPQG, from the coding sequence ATGAATTCCAATTTGAAAAATTTTGCGCTTTGGGTTGTGATCTTGCTGCTGGTTGTAGCGTTGTTCCAACTCTTCCAAAACCCCAACCAAACTGCGGGTGCGCGTGAAATCGCTTATTCGGTGTTTACATCGGAAGTTGATACGGGACGAATTGATAAAGTTACGATCCAGGAAAATGTGATCACGGGTAACTATTCAAATGGCACCCAGTTTACGACCTATGCACCCGATGATCCCAATTTGATTGCACGTCTTGAAGCTAAAGGTGTGACGATTGTTGTTGAACCTGAGACAAAAGGGTCGCCAGTGTTGAGCGCTTTGATCTCATGGTTCCCAATGCTGCTTTTGATTGGTGTGTGGATTTTCTTCATGCGTCAAATGCAAGGTGGCGGCGGCAAGGCGATGGGCTTTGGTAAGTCGAAAGCGAAGCTTTTGACAGAAGCCAATGGTCGCGTTGTTTTTGATGATGTTGCCGGTGTTGAAGAAGCCAAAGAAGACCTTGAAGAAGTTGTTGATTTCCTGCGTGAACCGCAAAAATACCAACGTCTTGGCGGTAAAATTCCAAGAGGTCTTCTGCTTGTTGGCCCTCCAGGTACGGGTAAAACACTTATTGCGCGTGCTGTTGCAGGTGAAGCGAATGTTCCTTTCTTCACAATTTCAGGTTCTGATTTTGTTGAAATGTTTGTGGGTGTCGGTGCATCGCGTGTGCGTGACATGTTTGAGCAAGCAAAGAAGAATGCTCCTTGTATCATTTTCATTGATGAGATTGATGCTGTTGGTCGCCATCGTGGTGCCGGCATGGGCGGCGGCAATGATGAGCGCGAGCAGACCTTGAACCAGCTTTTGGTTGAGATGGACGGTTTTGAAGACAACGAAAACGTCATCATTATCGCAGCGACAAACCGTCCTGACGTTCTTGATAAAGCGCTCCTGCGTCCTGGTCGTTTTGACCGTCAGGTGCAAGTGCCAAACCCTGATGTTTCAGGCCGTGAGAAAATCTTGAAAGTGCATGTGCGTAAAGTGCCACTTGCACCCGATGTAGATTTGAAAGTTCTCGCACGCGGAACACCTGGTTTTTCTGGTGCTGATTTGATGAACCTTGTGAACGAAGCAGCCCTTCTTGCCGCACGCCGCTCTAAGCGTCTTGTGACAATGAATGAATTTGAAGATGCCAAAGACAAAGTGATGATGGGCGCAGAACGCCGTACGCTTGTTATGGGCGAAGAAGAGAAAAAACTCACAGCTTACCATGAAGCAGGCCACGCTCTTGTGACCATTCATATGGAAGCATCGGACCCAATCCATAAGGCAACAATTATTCCACGTGGTCGTGCGCTTGGTATGGTGATGCGCCTTCCTGAGAAGGATCAGGTCTCACTGACACGGGCAAAATGCTATGCCGACCTCGCGGTTGCGATGGGTGGCCGTGTTGCTGAAGAAATCATCTTTGGCCACGAGAAAGTAACGTCTGGCGCATCTGGTGATATTCAAATGGCAACCAGACTAGCAACTGCCATGGTGACCCAATGGGGTATGTCTGACAAACTTGGCATGATCGATTACGGCCCAGATGAGCAGTCAGCTCAGTTTGCTGGTCGTACCGGCAATATATCGCCTGCGACACTTGTAACGATTGAAGAAGAGATCAAAAATTACGTTGACGAAGGCTACACTGAAGCCAAACGTATTTTGACTGATTACAATGATCAATTGCATGCAATCGCAAATGGCCTGCTGGAATATGAAACATTGTCTGGCATAGAAATCCAAAATCTGTTGGACGGTAAGAAGCCAACGCGTGATGATGATGGTGATGAAACGCCGCCAACACGTGGTTCGGCTATTCCAAAAACGGGTGGTAAAAAGCCAAAAGACGACGCATCTGACGTCGATGGTTTGGAGCCGCAACCGCAAGGTTAA
- the glmM gene encoding phosphoglucosamine mutase, with translation MVRKYFGTDGIRGTANTWPMTAEIAMKVGMAAGLIFKNGDHRHRVIIGKDTRLSGYMIENALVAGFTAVGVDVFLLGPIPTPGVAMLTRSMRGDIGVMISASHNAFEDNGIKLFGPDGYKLSDEIEQRIERMIDEDLTSQFANSANLGRAKRVDGTLERYVEFAKRTLPRHISFEGLRVAIDCSNGAAYKAAPAALWELGADVIQIGVEPNGKNINKECGSTNPDILRRKVNEVRADIGIALDGDADRVIIVDEKGNVVDGDQLMAVIAESWKKSERLSNNGIVATVMSNLGLERFLVDQKIELARTKVGDRYVVEHMREHGFNVGGEQSGHIVLSDYSTTGDGLVAALQIMAVVVREGKPVSEVCHRFEPVPQILKNARYAGGEPLEDDHVKQAIDDGRSKLGNAGRLVIRKSGTEPLIRVMAEGDDDGVVESVVDEIIDAVKKVAA, from the coding sequence ATGGTGCGGAAGTATTTTGGGACGGACGGCATTCGCGGTACGGCTAACACATGGCCGATGACTGCTGAAATTGCCATGAAAGTTGGTATGGCTGCTGGCCTTATCTTCAAGAACGGCGACCACCGTCACCGGGTGATCATTGGTAAAGATACCCGTCTTTCCGGTTACATGATCGAGAATGCTCTCGTGGCAGGTTTTACAGCTGTGGGTGTTGATGTCTTCTTGTTAGGACCAATTCCAACACCTGGCGTTGCGATGCTAACTCGCTCTATGCGTGGTGATATTGGCGTGATGATTTCAGCCTCGCACAATGCTTTTGAAGACAATGGCATTAAGTTATTTGGTCCTGACGGATACAAGCTCTCTGATGAGATTGAGCAGCGTATCGAACGGATGATTGACGAAGATCTTACCAGCCAGTTCGCCAATAGCGCAAACCTTGGCCGTGCCAAACGTGTTGATGGCACGCTTGAGCGTTACGTTGAGTTCGCAAAACGCACGCTACCGCGCCACATTAGTTTTGAAGGTCTTCGTGTTGCGATAGATTGTTCTAATGGTGCCGCTTACAAGGCTGCTCCTGCGGCTTTGTGGGAACTTGGTGCTGATGTTATCCAAATTGGTGTCGAGCCAAATGGTAAGAACATCAACAAAGAATGCGGCTCAACCAATCCGGATATTCTTCGCCGCAAGGTGAATGAAGTGCGTGCCGATATTGGTATTGCGCTTGATGGCGATGCGGATCGTGTGATCATCGTTGATGAAAAAGGCAATGTGGTTGATGGCGACCAGTTAATGGCTGTTATTGCGGAAAGCTGGAAGAAGAGTGAACGTCTTTCAAACAACGGTATTGTGGCAACGGTTATGTCCAACCTAGGTCTTGAGCGTTTCTTGGTCGATCAAAAAATTGAACTTGCTCGCACCAAAGTAGGCGATCGCTATGTGGTTGAGCATATGCGTGAACACGGCTTTAATGTTGGTGGTGAGCAGTCTGGCCATATTGTGCTGTCTGATTATTCAACAACAGGTGATGGCCTTGTTGCTGCTTTGCAAATTATGGCTGTGGTTGTGCGTGAAGGTAAGCCGGTGAGTGAGGTATGTCACCGCTTTGAGCCAGTACCGCAAATTTTGAAAAATGCCCGTTATGCAGGTGGTGAGCCGTTGGAAGACGATCACGTTAAGCAAGCAATCGATGATGGTCGCTCAAAGCTTGGTAATGCTGGGCGTTTGGTCATTCGTAAATCTGGTACAGAACCGCTTATCCGCGTTATGGCGGAAGGTGATGATGACGGTGTTGTTGAAAGCGTCGTTGATGAGATTATTGATGCTGTAAAGAAAGTCGCTGCTTAG